From a region of the Corvus cornix cornix isolate S_Up_H32 chromosome 2, ASM73873v5, whole genome shotgun sequence genome:
- the LOC104686504 gene encoding LOW QUALITY PROTEIN: solute carrier family 22 member 13-like (The sequence of the model RefSeq protein was modified relative to this genomic sequence to represent the inferred CDS: substituted 1 base at 1 genomic stop codon) encodes MSGVGEILKAVGDFGRFQKCLVLLSVIPCLSVAFHQFCQLFMVPYVPHHCDTSWIRAVGPNLTEEEQLNLTLPRGADGEFEQCSMYSPVDWDLDSIMAYGLNDTQKCSSGWVYPSEQPPSLLTEFDLVCDRKDLNDIAQAIYMAGLLLGSMIFGPLSDRIGRRPVILISVFLQGLFGLGIAFVPHFYVYMAFRCVVGASVSGITMTILALATEWIGASSRPKAVLTSHCCFAIGQMILAGLSYGIRNWRLLEITGSAPMFALFFCIGXGAPESARWLVTKGRIEEAKKVLQKAAATNKRSLPPGLLEQLKPEKQTKSGSFLDLFRKKNLRKVTLIMLCAWFVNSFVYYGLSLNVTNFGLDIYLTQLAFGAVEIPARVGCIFTLQRFGRRKTQAVLLVLSGLVCLIITGIPEDQPMATTILATIGKFAASASFSTSYVYAAELFPTIVRQTGVGLCSMSARVAGILAPLVRLLDQYHRSIPMAIFGSAPVLGGLLCVLLPETRGTDLADDTGDGHPPAEVCKNATSSSQNGQVKGKDGGQDNESTKTTYF; translated from the exons ATGTCAGGTGTCGGGGAAATTTTGAAAGCAGTTGGTGATTTTGGGCGATTTCAGAAATGCCTGGTGCTGCTCTCTGTGATCCCCTGCCTCAGTGTGGCTTTCCACCAGTTTTGCCAACTTTTCATGGTCCCATATGTGCCTCACCACTGTGACACCAGCTGGATCCGTGCCGTCGGCCCCAACCTGACCgaggaagagcagctgaacCTCACCCTGCCCCGGGGCGCCGACGGGGAGTTTGAGCAGTGCTCCATGTACTCCCCGGTGGACTGGGACCTCGACTCCATCATGGCCTACGGCCTGAATGACACACAGAAgtgcagcagtggctgggtgTACCCCTCAGAACAGCCACCGTCCCTGCTGACCGAG TTTGACCTGGTGTGTGACAGGAAGGACCTGAACGACATTGCCCAGGCCATCTAcatggcagggctgctcctgggatCCATGATCTTTGGGCCTCTGAGTGACAG GATTGGCCGCCGCCCAGTCATTCTGATCTCCGTCTTCCTCCAGGGTTTGTTTGGCCTGGGAATTGCCTTTGTGCCCCACTTCTATGTGTACATGGCCTTCAGGTGTGTCGTGGGGGCCTCTGTGTCAGGGATCACCATGACCATACTGGCCTTAG ctACAGAATGGATCGGTGCCTCCTCCCGGCCAAAGGCAGTGCTCACTTCTCACTGCTGTTTTGCCATCGGGCAGATGATTTTGGCTGGTTTGAGTTATGGGATTCGCAACTGGAGGCTGCTGGAAATCACAGGATCTGCTCCTATGTTTgcccttttcttctgcattggGTAA GGTGCTCCAGAGTCAGCTCGCTGGCTGGTGACCAAAGGCAGAATCGAGGAAGCCAAGAAGGTCCTGCAGAAGGCGGCAGCCACCAACAAGCGCAGCCTCCCGCCagggctcctggagcag ttGAAGCCTGAGAAACAGACCAAGTCTGGAAGTTTCCTGGATCTCTTTCGGAAGAAGAACCTGCGGAAGGTGACTTTAATCATGTTATGTGCCTG GTTTGTGAACAGCTTTGTCTACTATGGACTGAGTCTGAATGTGACAAATTTTGGCCTGGATATCTACCTGACTCAGCTGGCCTTTGGAGCAGTGGAAATCCCAGCCCGTGTTGGTTGTATCTTCACTCTGCAGAGGTTTGGGAGGAGGAAAACCCAGGCCGTTCTCCTGGTGCTGAGTGGCCTGGTGTGTCTGATCATCACCGGCATCCCTGAAG aCCAGCCCATGGCAACCACCATCCTGGCCACCATTGGCAAGTTTGCTGCCTCAGCCTCCTTCTCCACCTCCTATGTCTACGCTGCTGAGCTCTTCCCCACCATTGTCAG GCAGACTGGAGTGGGGCTGTGCTCCATGTCAGCGCGGGTGGCCGGGATCCTGGCCCCACTGGTCCGTCTCCTGGACCAGTACCACCGATCCATCCCCATGGCCATCTTTGGGAGCGCCCCCGTGCTGGGGGGGttgctctgtgtcctgctgcccGAGACCCGCGGCACCGACCTGGCAGATGACACGGGGGATGGCCACCCCCCGGCTGAG GTCTGCAAAAatgccaccagcagctctcagaaTGGGCaggtgaaaggaaaagatggTGGGCAAGACAATGAGAGCACGAAGACCACGTACTTCTAG